In the genome of Verrucomicrobiota bacterium, the window GTTTTTCGAATTTATGAATAAAGGCGTATTCAAGTATATCTCTTTTTTCTTTCGAAATGGTCGCCAGCTCCAACGCCTTGTCGACATCTGCGTCCGACGGATTTACAATTGGCCCGTCCGCATAATCCAAAAAATAGCTGGGGATCTTTTTTCGAATCCCACGCTCAACCATGCTCCATCCAGCTAAAGCTTCGGAACACACAAGGAAAAGGAAAATGGAAGGGATCAAGAAAGGCGTAAATTTCATGAAAAAATTTTGGTCGATTCCGTTACAAATATCCAGCCTTCTTTGTCGCCGTCGCCTCGATCTTTTTTACCTTGGCCACAGTATCGTGTGAAACGTGCGCGATTTTGGCCAGTTCCTTCCGGGTGTCGATTGGATTTTGTTCTGCAGATATCTGCGAAACAGAATCAGCAGGCTTTCTTATCTGGTTCACCTTTGCCCTGGCCGCTATGGTCTTTTCCAACCGCAAGGCAAGCTTCGTTCGGACTTGATTCAGAGAAGTGGGCTATCAAATAAAATTGGTAGGTTTTGCTGGGATTTTTATGCGGGCCTGTCTTAGGAGATAAAGAATCCCCATTTTATAGGGGTTTCAGGTCTTTTTATGGCGCTCCCGCCGGGAGTTGAACCCAGATCATCGGCTTCGGAGGCCGACATTCTATCCATTGAACTACAGGAGCCGCAAAAAAAAGGAGTAGGGAAGATCAAGAACAGGGTTGGCAAAGTCAAACGCCTTTTAGCTCTGCAAACTCTCCTGGAATGGATGGAATACCCGGACGAAGGAATTTACTAGGATTCGACTTCTGTGATAGCTGAAACTACACCGTCCTCAAATTCGATTTCAGCGACGACTTCCTGGTGTTCGGAGTATTCGTGAACGTACCGAGGAACGTAATACGCACGGTAAACTTTATATTTTGAATCGTAATAGATGCGACGTTCGTAACCTGCCAAGTGTGTTCCTTCCATCTCTGTGAAGATACGTGTGTAGACCCACACTTCTTTGTTAACCCCGTCTTTGATTTGGCGCTGTTTACGATTGGGATCGCCCATTATAAAGTAAACCACTTCGGCCGAATGCCCTATATCCAGGGTCTTGTTCTGTACTGCTGATTGCTCCCCGGGTGTTAATGCAGCAAATCTCTCAGGTTGTTTTTTGACGCGATATTCCGTCGAATTACAGCCCGCCAGAATGAGGGCTAAAACGGGTATCAATATTAATTGAGAGATTTTCATTTTTCAACGGAGCTTTGAAGCTTCATTTCTTTAAACCTCATTACTCCTGGAAAGTTTCATTTTTCGAATTCCTTATATTAACTCAATGTCTTTTTCAATGCTTCGACCAATTGATCGACACTGGAATGGGCTGCATTATTCCCCATGAGACCTATTCTCCAGATTTTCCCGGCCATCGGACCCAATCCAGCCCCAACTTCAATCTTATGCTCGGCACGCACTTTATTGCGCATTTCCGCATCCTTAAACCCTTCCGGGAATGATAGGGTAGTAAGCGGATGCAGTCTTTCTCCATCAGGGACGAAAGGAGTAAATCCAAATGGAGTCATTTCCTGAATAAGATAGTTGGCTGCATCTTCATGCCTAGTCCAGCGAGCTTCCAGGCCTTCCTCTAATATTTCAATTAGGGAGGTGTGGAGACCATAAATCATATTCACTGGCGGCGTATGATGGTAACTTCTTCCGCCGGTTCCATCCATATACATAAGCAATTGCTCCAAATCCAAATAGAAGCTTGGAACTGCTTTTTTCCTTTCTTTAAAGACCTCAATCGCTCTATCCGACAAAGTAACGGGTGATAATCCTGGAGGCACGGACAAGCATTTTTGTGTTCCAGAGAAGGCCATATCGACTCCCCACTTATCTATGTCCACCGGCATTCCTGCTAACGAAGTAACGCAGTCAACCATGAGCAACCCACCTACCGCGTGCACGGCATCTCCAATTCCTGTCATCGGTTGGTAAACGCCGGTTGAAGTTTCTGCATTTACGATTGCCGCAATCTTTGGTTTTTCGTGGTTAATCGTCTCTATGAATTCTTCGTTATTGATGGCGCGACCCCAGTCTTGAGTTACTTCAATCACCTCCGCGCCTAAACGTCTGGCCAGATTGGCAATGCGACCGCCGAATACACCATTCACTCCGACTACTACTTTGTCCCCAGCCTCAATGAAGTTTACCAGGTGGAATTCCATTCCAGAACTTCCCGTCCCTGAAATTGGGAAAGTAGCGTTGTTTTCAGTTTGAAACACTAATCTTAAATTGGTTTTGGTTTCTTCAACCAATTCAAGGAATTCGCTGTCCATGTGACCCAAAGTGGGTGCCCCCAGAGATTTCAACACGCCAGGACTTGGATTACAGGGGCCGGGACCCAGAAGTAGGACTTTTGTTTTCATAAATATCTAGTTCTAAAGAAATTCGGCACTTACTTTCAGTAAACCAATTTTGAAGCTTCTTTATTTTATCTATACCTGGGTCAATAAACCAAGCTCGTTGAATTTGTGGTATAGTTGCAGGCTCACCCAAGCGTCGGTTGCTGCGTAGGCTAGTTGGTTTTCATTTAATGTGCCCTGAGCCCAATTGGTTAGTTGGGCGGATTTTGAAAGCCGACCTCCTAAAAAAATACCAGTCATATTACGCAACCCTCGCTTCAGGATTCCTGCATCGTGTGCCATTGAGGCTACATCCATAAAACCTGCCGCTTTGAATTTCCGAACTTTTTGAAGGTGCTTTATGTCGTCATGGAGAGCAACGCCGACCTTAATAGTGTTTTCGTCCTGAAGTAGCTTAAGGATGAAGGGGTGGATACCTTTGCTATGGATCCTAAATAACCATGCTTCATGGTTAGTGGAAAATTGAATAAGAGCAGGTGAATAACTAACTCCTTTTTTGAACGACGGTTTTGTCTCAGTGTCGAAGCCGAGAACGGGCTCTTCCATCAGACGATTTATGGCTGGTTCGATTTGCGCCTTGGTGTCTATTAGATGGATCGGACCTTCGAATTTTATCAAGGGCAAAAGATTTATCTCTTCACTCGTGATGGTCGAGTTTTCCAGTTTTGTATTCGGTATCTCCATGAATTTAATTAAGCCTTAATCGATTGGTGGGTTGCTAAGCGAATCCACTGCCGTTGGAATGATCATCGATTCAAGTCTGATCCGATTTGATAGGAAACGACCTTCCAAAGAAAGCAAAATATCGCGTTCCCTTCATGGCATTGTTGAACCCGCACATAGAAATTCACGATTTTTTCAATTCTGTCACGGTTTAGATTACAAAAAAGCACTTCCGGTTAGGGAAGCGCTTTTTAAAATAGAGCCAGAAAGGTCGACTATTTTTTATCTTCGTCGACAACTTCAAAGTCTGCGTCTACGACATCATCGTCAGAAGGCTTATTTGAGGAAGCTGCCCCTTGCTGATCATCTGAGGGAGGAGGTGTATCACCTTCAGCTCCAGGCTGACTATAGAGATCCTGTGCCATGGTTGCGAATACACTTTGAATCTTCTCCGAAGCAGCTTTCATCTCTTCGAGATTTCCGGTCTCAAGCGCTTTTTTACCATCGGCGAGAACTGTTTCGATTTCCGCTTTTTTGTCAGCTGGAAGCTTGTCGCCAGCCTCATTGATTTGCTTTTCAGTTTGATAGATCAGGTTATCGAGCCCGTTTTTGACCTCTACAGCTTCCTTGATCTTCTTGTCAGCTTCAGCGTTCAATTCTGCTTCCTGCTTCATCTTTTCGATTTCATCAGCAGACAAACCGGAAGAATTTGTAATGGTGACCTTCTGGTCCTTGCCACTTCCTTTATCCTTGGCGGAGACGTGCAGAATTCCGTTAGCATCAATATCGAAGGTGACTTCAATCTGAGGCATGCCACGGGGTGCCGATGGAATTCCGTCCAGGCGAAAGTTCCCGATAAGCTTATTGTCATTGGCCATGGGACGTTCGCCTTGCAGTATCTTAATGTCTACTGCAGTTTGATTGTCAGAGTAGGTTGAAAATGTCTGTGTCTTTTTAGCGGGAATGGTCGTATTCCGTTCGATCATCGCTGTGCTAACAGCTCCTGCCGTTTCGATTCCCAAAGTCAGAGGCGTGACATCGAGTAGAAGCACATCCTTCATGTCTCCTGCTAATACAGCACCCTGAATGGCCGCACCGATCGCAACAACCTCATCAGGATTTACTCCCTTGTGAGGGTCTTTCCCGGCCAGATCATAAGCGATTTTCGTAACCTTTGGTGCCCGAGTCATCCCGCCTACCAAAACCAGGTCATCGATTTCCGATTGGCTCAAACCAGAGTCATCCAAACATTTATTAAACGGACCAATCGTTCTTTGAAAAAGATGGTCTGTCAGTTGTTCAAATTTTGGACGCGACAGTTGCACATTCAAGTGTTTCGGACCGGATGCATCCGCAGTAATAAATGGAAGATTTATATCGGTAGATTGTGCTGAGGAAAGTGCGATCTTTGCTTTTTCCGCTTCCTCCTTGAGGCGTTGTAATGCCATAGGGTCATTCCGCAGATCAATACCGTTATCTTTTTTAAATTCATTAATCATCCAATCGATGATGGTGGTATCCCAATTGTCCCCTCCAAGGTGAGTATCGCCATTGGTTGCTTTAACCTCGAATACTCCGTCACC includes:
- a CDS encoding alanine--glyoxylate aminotransferase family protein, coding for MKTKVLLLGPGPCNPSPGVLKSLGAPTLGHMDSEFLELVEETKTNLRLVFQTENNATFPISGTGSSGMEFHLVNFIEAGDKVVVGVNGVFGGRIANLARRLGAEVIEVTQDWGRAINNEEFIETINHEKPKIAAIVNAETSTGVYQPMTGIGDAVHAVGGLLMVDCVTSLAGMPVDIDKWGVDMAFSGTQKCLSVPPGLSPVTLSDRAIEVFKERKKAVPSFYLDLEQLLMYMDGTGGRSYHHTPPVNMIYGLHTSLIEILEEGLEARWTRHEDAANYLIQEMTPFGFTPFVPDGERLHPLTTLSFPEGFKDAEMRNKVRAEHKIEVGAGLGPMAGKIWRIGLMGNNAAHSSVDQLVEALKKTLS
- the dnaK gene encoding molecular chaperone DnaK, with product MSKILGIDLGTTNSCMAVLEGGEPVVIPNAEGARTTPSVVAFTKNGERLVGQAAKRQAVTNPQNTIFSAKRLIGRKFSEVTEEAAGLPYEVTEGKNSDAYIKATSNGKDEIFAPEQISAFILQKLKADAESYLGEPVTKAVITVPAYFNDSQRQATKDAGTIAGLEVLRIINEPTAAALAYGLDKKNESKIAVYDLGGGTFDVSILEIGDGVFEVKATNGDTHLGGDNWDTTIIDWMINEFKKDNGIDLRNDPMALQRLKEEAEKAKIALSSAQSTDINLPFITADASGPKHLNVQLSRPKFEQLTDHLFQRTIGPFNKCLDDSGLSQSEIDDLVLVGGMTRAPKVTKIAYDLAGKDPHKGVNPDEVVAIGAAIQGAVLAGDMKDVLLLDVTPLTLGIETAGAVSTAMIERNTTIPAKKTQTFSTYSDNQTAVDIKILQGERPMANDNKLIGNFRLDGIPSAPRGMPQIEVTFDIDANGILHVSAKDKGSGKDQKVTITNSSGLSADEIEKMKQEAELNAEADKKIKEAVEVKNGLDNLIYQTEKQINEAGDKLPADKKAEIETVLADGKKALETGNLEEMKAASEKIQSVFATMAQDLYSQPGAEGDTPPPSDDQQGAASSNKPSDDDVVDADFEVVDEDKK
- a CDS encoding 3'-5' exonuclease domain-containing protein 2, whose translation is MEIPNTKLENSTITSEEINLLPLIKFEGPIHLIDTKAQIEPAINRLMEEPVLGFDTETKPSFKKGVSYSPALIQFSTNHEAWLFRIHSKGIHPFILKLLQDENTIKVGVALHDDIKHLQKVRKFKAAGFMDVASMAHDAGILKRGLRNMTGIFLGGRLSKSAQLTNWAQGTLNENQLAYAATDAWVSLQLYHKFNELGLLTQV